The Nitrospirota bacterium genomic sequence GGGTTCGATACCCCCATCGCCTACCATTTTGAAATCGGCAATCTATTGCCTCTGTTTCTTGAATGTCTTTAAAGCATCAGGGTCAAACACGATATTCTTGCCGATCCTATTGTGTTTCAGGATGCCATCCCTTACCCATCTTCTAACCGTTATCTCTGCAACTTCAAGATATTCTGACGCCTCTTTGATGGTAAAAGGAGACTGCTTTATATCACTGAACACGTCTGCATGGGTATAATGTTCTTTTTCAAAACCAACCCTTGCAATAATAGAAAAGAGCCTTTCCCTTTCTCTTATCGGCATATCAAGGATTTCCTTATAAACCTTTCTTGCTGTTATCATGGTGATTAGACCTCCCTTAGATATTGCTTAAGTTCACGATAGAAATTTTCATGAGTTCCTATCATGTAAAATGTTATCGTATTGCCTTCTGTTTTATAGGCGATTAAATATTCCTGTCGCTGAAACTTAAATTTATGCACTCTTAATCCAGATAAGTCGCCTTTTTTAGCCTCTCCCGTATCAGGACTGTTTATAACCCCTTCAACTTCATCTTCAATTGCCAACTGAAAAGCCCTGGATTGCTTTTTAACAAACTTCTTAAATGGCGGTTTATATAAACTATCCATGATTAGTTTAATGATAATTTATTTTATCATGCTTGTCAATAAAAACGCTGCCTTGAGGCATTATATAGTAGACTGGCAAAAAAATAAGGGAAAGGGCATTACCGCCCTTTGCCCCATTAAAA encodes the following:
- a CDS encoding helix-turn-helix domain-containing protein, translated to MITARKVYKEILDMPIRERERLFSIIARVGFEKEHYTHADVFSDIKQSPFTIKEASEYLEVAEITVRRWVRDGILKHNRIGKNIVFDPDALKTFKKQRQ
- a CDS encoding type II toxin-antitoxin system RelE/ParE family toxin — its product is MDSLYKPPFKKFVKKQSRAFQLAIEDEVEGVINSPDTGEAKKGDLSGLRVHKFKFQRQEYLIAYKTEGNTITFYMIGTHENFYRELKQYLREV